The genomic segment GAAGATGAGATTGTCATCAACCGGAAAAAGATCACCGCGGACCAGGTCGAACCGGAAGTTGAACGTTTTCTTGCCGGACGCGCCAAAGCCTCCGCGCAGCTGGAAGCGATCAAAACCAAAGCGGGTGAAACCTTCGGTGAGGAAAAGGAAGCCATCTTCGAAGGCCATATCATGTTATTGGAAGACGAAGAGCTTGAGCAGGACATCATAGCCCTTATCAAAGAAGACCTCGCCAGCGCGGATGCTGCCGTGTATACCGTGATAGAAACGCAGGCGAAAGCGCTGGAAGAACTCGACGACGAATACCTCAAAGAACGCGCCACCGACGTGCGCGATATCGGTAAACGTTTACTGCGCAATATTCTCGCTATGCCGATCATCGACCTGAGCGCCATCAGCGAGGAAGCCGTGCTGGTCGCGGTGGATTTGACACCGTCGGAAACCGCGCAGCTGAATCTGGATAAAGTGTTGGGCTTCGTCACCGATATCGGCGGCCGGACCTCCCATACATCCATTATGGCGCGCTCGCTAGAGCTGCCGGCGATTGTTGGGACGGGTAACATCACCAAGCAGGTCGCCAACGGCGATTATTTGATTCTGGACGCTATCAACAACCAGATTTATATCAACCCCGAACCGGCGGTGATTGAAGAACTGAAAGCGCTGCAAAGCCAATACGCCGCCGAGAAGAGCGAACTGGCCAAGCTTAAGGATCTGCCCGCCGTCACGCTTGACGGCCATCAGGTGGAAGTCTGCGCCAATATCGGCACCGTGCGCGACGTGGCGGGCGCCGAACGCAACGGCGCGGAAGGCGTGGGCCTGTATCGCACCGAGTTCCTGTTTATGGATCGCGATTCATTGCCCAGCGAAGAGGAGCAGTTCCAGGCTTACAAAGCGGTGGCCGAATCCATGCCCACCGGTTCGATTATCGTGCGCACCATGGATATCGGCGGCGACAAAGATTTGCCCTATATGAATCTGCCGAAAGAGGACAACCCGTTCCTCGGCTGGCGCGCTATCCGCATCGGGCTTGATCGTAAAGAGATGCTGCACGCGCAGCTGCGCGCCATTCTGCGCGCCTCGGCGTTCGGCAAGCTGCGCATCATGTATCCGATGATCATTTCCGTAGAAGAAGTGCGCATCCTGAAGCATGAACTCTCGCTGTTGAAAGCGCAGCTGCGCGAAGAGGGCAAGGCCTTCGACGAGGGCATCGAAGTCGGCGTGATGGTGGAAACACCCGCCGCCGCGGTGATCGCCCGTCATCTGGCCCAGGAAGTCGATTTCTTTAGTATTGGGACAAACGACCTGACCCAGTATACTCTTGCCGTGGATCGCGGTAATGAGCTTATTTCTCATCTGTATAATCCCATGTCTCCGGCGGTACTGACATTAATTAAGCAAGTCATTGACGCGTCTCACGCTGCGGGCAAATGGACCGGTATGTGCGGCGAGCTGGCGGGAGATGAACGTGCTACACTACTGTTATTAGGGATGGGACTGGATGAATTCAGCATGAGTGCTATCTCTATCCCGCGCATCAAGAAAATTATTCGTAATACCAATTTTGGCGATGCAAAGGCATTAGCAGAGGAAGCATTAGCTCAGCCAACAGTGGAAGAGTTGATGAATCTGGTCAACAAATTTATTGAAGAAAAAACGCTCTGCTGATTTCACGACGCTGACCCGATATAAATGCTTAGGAGAAGATCATGGGTTTGTTCGATAAACTGAAATCTCTGGTTTCCGATGATAAGAAAGACACGGGAAGCATTGAAATAGTTGCACCTCTTTCGGGGGAAATTGTAAACATTGAAGATGTTCCTGACGTGGTTTTCGCTGAAAAGATCGTGGGCGATGGGATCGCCATCAAGCCCAGCGGCAATAAAATGGTCGCCCCGGTAGACGGCACGATCGGCAAAATTTTCGAGACTAATCACGCTTTCTCCATCGAATCCGACAGCGGCATTGAGCTGTTCGTCCATTTCGGTATCGATACCGTTGAGCTGAAAGGCGAAGGATTCCGCCGTATCGCTGAAGAAGGTCAACGTGTGAAAAAAGGTGACGTTGTGATCGAGTTTGATCTGCCGTTGCTGGAAGAAAAAGCGAAATCGACCCTGACGCCGGTAGTGATTTCCAATATGGATGAAATCAAAGAGCTGGTGAAATTGTCCGGCAGCGTCGTGGTCGGTGAAACGCTGATCATACGTATCCGCAAGTAGCCCCTCCCCCTTCCTTTCCGGCCGCAGCGGCCGGAACAACGATAACGGCGCTCAATGAGCGCCGTTAATTTTTGCCGTCGGTGGCCAGGCCGTAAACGGTTACTTCCAGTGGGGTTACTGCCAGTGGAGTAGCCTCAAATGAATTTGCAGCCCGCCCTCGCGCCCGTTATGGGCGTCGACCGACCCGCCGTGCGCCAACAGCACTTTGCGGGAAATCGCCAGCCCCAGGCCGTAGCCCTTGCCGCTTTGCGGGGAATTCACCCGCACAAAGGGATCGAAAATGCTGGACAGCTTCTCTTCGGCAATCCCCGGCCCCTGGTCTGCTACGCTGATTGTGCTGGTTCCGGTCACATCCGATCACTGATTCCGGTCGCCCGATCAGCGATTCCGATTCTGTACGATCGCTCATCTTCTGTTCCGCCATACTCTGGAGACTTTTAGCTTCCGGGGGCATGGCATGGCACGTAAAAAGAAGAAAGCGAGAACGGAAATGTGCATCTATATTAATGTATTACGTATGAAATTCGAGCAGCGTCGCTCGAATCGCACTATCGCAGCAGCGCTCGGCATAGGCTGTACTACCGTGCACGATATCCTCGGCCGATTCACGGTAGCTAACCTGGTCTGGCCATTGCCGGCGGAACTGTCCCCCATCGACCTCGACCGCCTGCTCTATCCCGGCAAATCCGGAAAGTTATCAATACCTTACCCAGCTGGCTTGATATCGATACCGAGTTAAGCCGCAAGGGCATGACCAAGCAGCTGCTCTGGATGGAATATCAGTCCGCTGTGGGCGGTGATGCCCTCGGTTACTCACAGTTTTGTGCACTGTTCCGTGACTGGAAAAAGAAGCAGCGGCGTTCCATGCGCATGGAGCACAAGGCTGGCGAAAAGCTCTTCATCGACTTCTGTGGCCCCACCGTACCTATCGTCAACCCTGCGACCGGTAGCGTACGCCAGGTCGCTATCTTCGTCGCTGCCATGGGCGTGTCAGGCTATGCGTATATCGAAGCCTGCGAAGGCCAGGACATGGCATCGTGGCTCAACGCCAATAGCCGCTGCCTGCACTTCATGGGTGGGGTTCCGGAGCTGATGATACCTGATAATCTGCGCAGCGCTGTCAGCACCCCTGACCGCTATGAGCCGGTCATAAACCAGAGCTACCAGGCGCTGGCAAATCACTATGAGACAGTGGTGCTACCGGCGCGCCCGAGAAAACCGAAAGACATGGCGAAGGCAGAATCAACTGTGCAGCTGGTAGAACGCTGGGTTTTGGCCCGGTTGCGTAAACGTAGGTTCTACTCGCTGGCCGAACTCAACCAGGTGATACGAGAACTCAATCATGAGTTGAATTTGCGCCCGATGCGTCATTACGGCGGACAAAGTCGCCTTGAACGCTTCGAGCAGCTGGACAAACCGGCTCTTGGGCCTCTACCGCCCACACAATGGGAATACAGTGAGTATCTCGTTGCCCGAGTGGGACCTGATTACCACATAGACTACGGCAAAAACTGGTACTCGGTGCCGCATCCGCTGGTTGGCGAGCGCGTTGACGTCATCGCCACCCAACGGCTGGTGTAAATCCACCATAAGGGCGTCTGCGTGGCTACGCACCCTCGCAGCGATAACGCCTATAGGCACACGACTCAGGCGGCGCACATGCCGGCTAACCATAAGGGGCAGAGTCAGTGGACGCCGGAAAGGCTGTGCAGTTGGGCGCTGTCGGTGGGTGTGTGCACACTGAAAGTGGTCGAGTCCATCCAAAAGAGCAAAGCCCATCCGGAGCAGGCTTACCGCTCCGTG from the Candidatus Sodalis pierantonius str. SOPE genome contains:
- the ptsI gene encoding phosphoenolpyruvate-protein phosphotransferase PtsI — encoded protein: MISGILASPGIAFGKALLLKEDEIVINRKKITADQVEPEVERFLAGRAKASAQLEAIKTKAGETFGEEKEAIFEGHIMLLEDEELEQDIIALIKEDLASADAAVYTVIETQAKALEELDDEYLKERATDVRDIGKRLLRNILAMPIIDLSAISEEAVLVAVDLTPSETAQLNLDKVLGFVTDIGGRTSHTSIMARSLELPAIVGTGNITKQVANGDYLILDAINNQIYINPEPAVIEELKALQSQYAAEKSELAKLKDLPAVTLDGHQVEVCANIGTVRDVAGAERNGAEGVGLYRTEFLFMDRDSLPSEEEQFQAYKAVAESMPTGSIIVRTMDIGGDKDLPYMNLPKEDNPFLGWRAIRIGLDRKEMLHAQLRAILRASAFGKLRIMYPMIISVEEVRILKHELSLLKAQLREEGKAFDEGIEVGVMVETPAAAVIARHLAQEVDFFSIGTNDLTQYTLAVDRGNELISHLYNPMSPAVLTLIKQVIDASHAAGKWTGMCGELAGDERATLLLLGMGLDEFSMSAISIPRIKKIIRNTNFGDAKALAEEALAQPTVEELMNLVNKFIEEKTLC
- the crr gene encoding PTS glucose transporter subunit IIA, translated to MGLFDKLKSLVSDDKKDTGSIEIVAPLSGEIVNIEDVPDVVFAEKIVGDGIAIKPSGNKMVAPVDGTIGKIFETNHAFSIESDSGIELFVHFGIDTVELKGEGFRRIAEEGQRVKKGDVVIEFDLPLLEEKAKSTLTPVVISNMDEIKELVKLSGSVVVGETLIIRIRK